The proteins below are encoded in one region of Paracoccus sp. N5:
- a CDS encoding AraC family transcriptional regulator, translating to MLLGPEADPAQAAEIPMPLETFVSRLEQERAGTTDGTHCWRSGQQISLPSIGILGEAIAPRRTLGEALRLFARGFPVLQSNSSVTLEVTGDEAHVSYRVLDPRIWPRRADAELTLGLIRGICDRYGVPREAIQDLCFEHQPDRDLRALARHLGRMPRFGQDENRITFSASALSHRLRAEPPGDAMEPAKRLDEALVELRRQTPVSQRVHALILSQMQHGLVNQADVAALLGMSERGLRRALAAEGQPFHAILEECRRAHGFALLVRGDRLFGEIALLLGYSDQTAFSRAFSRWYGVSPREIRKMGAEEVSVIR from the coding sequence ATGCTTCTGGGGCCCGAGGCCGACCCCGCCCAGGCGGCCGAAATCCCCATGCCGCTGGAAACCTTCGTCAGCCGCCTGGAACAGGAACGCGCCGGCACCACCGACGGGACGCATTGCTGGCGCTCGGGCCAGCAGATCAGCCTGCCCAGCATCGGCATCCTGGGCGAGGCCATCGCCCCGCGCCGCACCCTGGGCGAGGCGCTGCGGCTGTTCGCGCGCGGCTTTCCGGTGCTGCAATCGAACAGCTCGGTCACGCTGGAGGTCACCGGGGACGAGGCGCATGTCTCCTATCGCGTGCTCGACCCGCGCATCTGGCCGCGCCGCGCCGATGCCGAGCTGACGCTGGGCCTGATCCGCGGCATCTGCGACCGCTACGGCGTCCCGCGCGAGGCGATCCAGGACCTGTGCTTCGAACACCAGCCCGACCGCGACCTGCGCGCGCTGGCCCGGCACCTGGGCCGGATGCCGCGTTTCGGCCAGGACGAGAACCGGATCACCTTTTCCGCCAGCGCGCTGTCGCACCGGCTGCGCGCCGAACCGCCGGGGGATGCGATGGAGCCCGCGAAACGCCTGGACGAGGCCCTGGTCGAATTGCGTCGCCAGACCCCGGTGTCGCAGCGCGTCCACGCGCTGATCCTGTCGCAGATGCAGCACGGGCTGGTGAACCAGGCCGACGTGGCCGCCCTGCTCGGCATGTCGGAACGCGGCCTGCGCCGGGCGCTTGCCGCCGAGGGCCAGCCCTTCCATGCCATCCTCGAGGAATGCCGGCGCGCGCATGGCTTCGCGCTGCTGGTGCGGGGTGACCGGCTGTTCGGCGAGATCGCGCTGCTGCTGGGCTATTCCGATCAGACCGCGTTTTCGCGGGCATTCTCGCGCTGGTACGGGGTTTCGCCGCGCGAGATCAGGAAGATGGGCGCCGAGGAGGTCAGCGTGATCCGCTGA
- a CDS encoding ABC transporter ATP-binding protein, translating into MARLAAKAAPRLARLIFGPEAGPWIAPVMARALPSAALVLAASLAAAALGLAMPMLTRQVIDAGIMARDMGALIFWAGLSFALGLGAVGFGMMNAMLHLRASAGMLADLRGRLFAAALARDPERPDLPLGEAMARLDGDCAEIQSFAFDTVLVAAGALFRLAGGFALMLALDWRMAALPLIAAPFELWFLSRARPRTRALAETVRGQRGALSSQMAETLAARATLRGLGALDQREAGFRTAQGQQIGGLMRQRLWSETVGAVSQTITALMRGTILLVGGWQVVRGEWQIGTLVAFLAYAGMMSGPLRNLLGLYHAQARARVAADRLGAVIAGARPDEGAAPPDGPLVLAFAQARAAHADHHPVSAMILPGARVLVDGPSGIGKSRLVATLTRDAALAEGRALVGGCDAASLRPSALAGRILHLAQRPAILRGTLAQNLRLAAPEASDAALWQALADADLASWARAVAGLDTPVSETGANLSGGLRQRIAIARALLRPAEVLVFDEAFSEIDDAACRRILAAIDRRPVTRIFIAHSGPAREGFFDQRITLTSSAPIFLISRGETPYQRENARENAV; encoded by the coding sequence ATGGCTAGGCTTGCCGCCAAGGCCGCGCCCCGGCTGGCGCGTCTGATCTTTGGCCCCGAGGCCGGGCCTTGGATCGCGCCGGTCATGGCGCGGGCGCTGCCCTCGGCGGCCTTGGTGCTGGCGGCCTCGCTGGCGGCGGCGGCGCTGGGGCTGGCGATGCCGATGCTGACCCGGCAGGTGATCGACGCCGGCATCATGGCACGCGACATGGGCGCGCTGATCTTCTGGGCCGGGCTGTCCTTTGCGCTGGGGCTGGGCGCGGTGGGCTTCGGGATGATGAACGCCATGCTGCACCTGCGCGCCTCGGCCGGGATGCTGGCCGACCTGCGCGGCCGGCTGTTCGCCGCCGCGCTGGCCCGTGATCCCGAGCGCCCCGACCTGCCGCTGGGCGAGGCGATGGCGCGGCTCGACGGCGATTGCGCCGAAATCCAGAGCTTTGCCTTCGACACGGTGCTGGTCGCGGCCGGCGCGCTGTTCCGGCTGGCCGGCGGCTTTGCGCTGATGCTGGCGCTGGACTGGCGCATGGCGGCGCTGCCGCTGATCGCCGCGCCCTTCGAGCTGTGGTTTTTATCCCGCGCCCGGCCCAGGACGCGCGCCCTGGCCGAGACGGTGCGCGGCCAGCGCGGCGCGCTGTCCTCGCAGATGGCCGAGACGCTGGCGGCGCGGGCGACGCTGCGCGGGCTCGGCGCGCTCGACCAGCGCGAGGCCGGGTTCCGCACTGCCCAAGGACAGCAGATCGGCGGGCTGATGCGGCAGCGGCTGTGGTCCGAAACGGTGGGCGCGGTCAGCCAGACCATCACCGCCCTGATGCGCGGCACCATCCTGCTGGTCGGCGGCTGGCAGGTGGTGCGCGGCGAATGGCAGATCGGCACGCTGGTCGCCTTCCTGGCCTATGCCGGGATGATGTCGGGGCCGTTGCGGAACCTTCTGGGCCTCTATCACGCCCAGGCCCGCGCGCGCGTGGCGGCCGACCGGCTGGGCGCGGTCATCGCCGGCGCCCGCCCGGACGAAGGCGCCGCACCGCCCGACGGGCCGCTGGTCCTGGCCTTCGCGCAGGCCCGCGCCGCCCATGCCGACCACCACCCGGTCAGCGCCATGATCCTGCCCGGCGCGCGGGTGCTGGTCGACGGCCCCTCGGGGATCGGCAAGTCGCGGCTGGTCGCCACCCTGACCCGCGACGCGGCGCTGGCCGAGGGTCGGGCGCTGGTCGGCGGCTGCGACGCGGCCAGCCTGCGCCCGTCGGCGCTGGCCGGGCGCATCCTGCACCTGGCGCAACGCCCGGCGATCCTGCGCGGCACGCTGGCGCAGAACCTGCGGCTGGCCGCGCCCGAGGCTTCGGATGCGGCGCTGTGGCAGGCGCTGGCCGATGCCGACCTGGCGTCCTGGGCGCGGGCCGTGGCCGGGCTCGACACGCCGGTCAGCGAAACCGGCGCCAATCTGTCGGGCGGGTTGCGCCAGCGCATCGCCATCGCCCGCGCGCTGCTGCGCCCGGCCGAGGTGCTGGTCTTCGACGAGGCCTTCTCGGAAATCGACGATGCCGCCTGCCGGCGCATCCTGGCCGCCATCGACCGCCGACCGGTCACGCGCATCTTCATCGCCCACAGCGGCCCGGCGCGCGAGGGCTTCTTCGATCAGCGGATCACGCTGACCTCCTCGGCGCCCATCTTCCTGATCTCGCGCGGCGAAACCCCGTACCAGCGCGAGAATGCCCGCGAAAACGCGGTCTGA
- a CDS encoding S8 family serine peptidase — translation MLRVGVIDSGPGPDDPLEPARAFLADGSVAPARRDGLGHGTAVAAIIRRACPGAAILHAQVFDERPVTSALRIAAALRWFHAMGAERPDVICMSLGLAADRAPLRAACAALLGQGAVLVAAHPARGAPCFPAAYPGVIAATGDARCGWQELSQLGPALFGAWCNSPEHGAIGMGGASIGAARIAGHLAAIMAGAGPLDGPAAMAALAARACHRGPERKRADG, via the coding sequence ATGCTGCGGGTCGGCGTGATCGACAGCGGCCCCGGCCCCGACGATCCGCTGGAGCCGGCCCGCGCCTTCCTGGCAGATGGCTCGGTCGCGCCGGCGCGGCGCGACGGGCTGGGTCATGGCACCGCCGTCGCCGCGATCATCCGCCGCGCCTGCCCGGGCGCGGCGATCCTGCATGCGCAGGTCTTCGACGAACGGCCCGTGACCAGCGCGCTGCGCATCGCCGCCGCGCTGCGCTGGTTTCATGCCATGGGGGCCGAACGGCCCGATGTGATCTGCATGAGCCTGGGCCTGGCCGCCGACCGCGCGCCGCTGCGCGCGGCCTGCGCGGCGCTGCTGGGGCAGGGCGCCGTGCTGGTCGCGGCCCATCCGGCGCGTGGCGCGCCCTGTTTTCCCGCCGCCTATCCGGGCGTGATCGCCGCCACCGGCGACGCGCGCTGCGGCTGGCAGGAACTTTCGCAGCTTGGCCCGGCGCTGTTCGGCGCCTGGTGCAATTCGCCCGAGCATGGCGCCATCGGCATGGGCGGCGCCAGCATCGGCGCGGCCCGCATCGCCGGGCACCTGGCGGCGATCATGGCCGGGGCGGGGCCGCTGGACGGCCCTGCCGCGATGGCGGCGCTTGCGGCCCGCGCCTGCCATCGCGGCCCGGAAAGGAAGCGCGCCGATGGCTAG
- the peaD gene encoding quinohemoprotein amine dehydrogenase subunit beta has translation MRKSLMLAAALALAGPAAAHDYILAPARPNKLVVVDTQKMAVEKVIEIDDAGPTPMVPVVAPGGRIAYATVNKTESLVKVDLVTGETLGRIDLSTAEERVKSLFGATLSPDGKTLAIYESPVKLAPTHFEVQPTRIALYDAETLALKTRFEAPRQVTLLAYSLDGTRLYGLGRAMHVIDAATGKPIEDKPIQSWQPETHAQPDVLAVWSQHESSGVMAVPFYTARKDMDAADPQAYRTGMLTMDLGSGDMNMREVRVMDVFYFSTAVNPAKDRAFGAYNVLESFDLVNDTSLKRVDLPHSYYSVNVSSDGKTVWLGGALGDLAAYDAETLEKKGQVDLPANASMSLASVRLFQRDE, from the coding sequence ATGCGCAAATCCCTGATGCTTGCGGCCGCGCTGGCGCTGGCCGGCCCGGCCGCCGCGCATGACTATATCCTTGCCCCGGCGCGGCCCAACAAGCTGGTCGTGGTCGATACCCAGAAGATGGCGGTCGAGAAGGTGATCGAGATCGACGATGCCGGCCCCACGCCCATGGTGCCGGTGGTCGCGCCGGGCGGCAGGATCGCCTATGCCACGGTGAACAAGACCGAAAGCCTGGTCAAGGTCGACCTCGTGACCGGCGAAACGCTGGGCCGCATCGACCTGTCCACCGCCGAGGAGCGGGTGAAAAGCCTGTTCGGCGCCACGCTTTCCCCCGACGGCAAGACGCTGGCGATCTATGAAAGCCCGGTCAAGCTGGCGCCGACGCATTTCGAGGTCCAGCCCACCCGCATCGCGCTTTACGATGCCGAGACGCTGGCGCTGAAGACCCGCTTCGAGGCGCCGCGCCAGGTCACGCTGCTGGCCTATTCGCTGGACGGCACCAGGCTTTACGGCCTGGGACGCGCCATGCATGTCATCGACGCCGCCACCGGCAAGCCGATCGAGGACAAGCCGATCCAGAGCTGGCAGCCCGAGACCCATGCCCAGCCCGACGTGCTGGCGGTCTGGAGCCAGCACGAAAGCTCGGGCGTGATGGCGGTGCCGTTCTATACCGCGAGGAAGGACATGGATGCGGCCGATCCGCAGGCCTATCGCACCGGCATGCTGACCATGGACCTGGGCAGCGGCGACATGAACATGCGCGAGGTCCGGGTCATGGACGTGTTCTATTTCTCGACCGCGGTGAACCCGGCCAAGGACCGCGCCTTCGGCGCCTATAACGTGCTCGAAAGCTTCGACCTGGTGAACGACACATCGCTCAAGCGCGTGGACCTGCCGCACAGCTATTACTCGGTCAACGTCAGCTCGGACGGCAAGACGGTCTGGCTGGGCGGCGCGCTGGGCGATCTGGCGGCCTATGACGCCGAGACGCTGGAAAAGAAGGGCCAGGTCGATCTGCCGGCGAATGCCTCGATGTCGCTCGCCTCGGTGCGGCTGTTCCAGCGGGACGAATGA
- the qhpC gene encoding quinohemoprotein amine dehydrogenase subunit gamma, which translates to MKHLIPANAKAKAFVEAEALGREEEVVAMNSLVGCTTSFDPGWEVDAFGAVSNLCQPMEADLYGCADPCWWPAQVADTLNTYPNWSAGADDVMQDWRKLQSVFPETKGSS; encoded by the coding sequence ATGAAACATCTGATCCCCGCCAATGCCAAGGCAAAGGCCTTCGTCGAAGCCGAGGCCCTGGGCCGCGAGGAGGAGGTCGTGGCGATGAATTCGCTGGTCGGCTGCACCACCTCGTTCGATCCGGGCTGGGAGGTGGACGCTTTCGGCGCCGTCTCGAACCTGTGCCAGCCGATGGAGGCCGACCTTTACGGCTGCGCCGATCCCTGCTGGTGGCCGGCGCAGGTGGCCGACACGCTGAACACCTATCCGAACTGGAGCGCCGGCGCCGACGACGTCATGCAGGACTGGCGCAAGCTGCAATCGGTGTTCCCGGAAACGAAAGGCTCGTCCTGA
- the peaB gene encoding quinohemoprotein amine dehydrogenase maturation protein: MAALTLIRHNAHRVDVDGHAMLMHVPTTSLFELDGVARDVYDLFRRAPAVDPDVMRAALGAHHAPGTLADCLQSFLALDILRDADAADTPRPIAKVEEIPLSTIILNVNTGCNLACTYCYKEDLATPAKGQKMGFQTARASFELLLKQAHARDRVNVVFFGGEPLSNMALIREVVAYALPRAAELGKTVDFSLTTNATLLTPELVDWFDAHRFALTVSMDGPKALHDANRKTVGGKGTYDLVARNVRMLLARYRSRPVGVRVTLTRGVTDVIGIHDHLKTELGFHEVGFGPATSGPIAVFNLDQEALKRAFEDMKTLGRRYVEAACRGENIGFSNMHQLLTDIAQGTKKAVPCGAGLGMLAVDKEGELHLCHRFVGSNQPTYGNVETGIDIPKLAGFIETAQDRSAFGCKTCRIRSICAGGCYHESYARQGDPFAPVWHYCDLMRDWVDFGIESYVRIMQANPSFFRSQLEPRITRSGPAREHLQ, encoded by the coding sequence ATGGCAGCCCTGACCCTGATCCGCCACAATGCCCACCGTGTCGATGTCGACGGCCATGCCATGCTGATGCATGTGCCGACGACCAGCCTGTTCGAGCTCGACGGCGTGGCGCGCGACGTCTACGACCTGTTCCGCCGTGCGCCTGCCGTCGATCCCGATGTGATGCGCGCCGCACTGGGCGCGCATCACGCCCCGGGCACCCTGGCCGACTGCCTGCAAAGCTTCCTGGCGCTCGACATCCTGCGCGATGCCGATGCGGCGGACACCCCGCGCCCCATCGCGAAGGTCGAGGAGATCCCGCTGTCCACGATCATCCTGAACGTGAACACCGGCTGCAACCTGGCCTGCACCTATTGCTACAAGGAGGACTTGGCCACCCCGGCCAAGGGCCAGAAGATGGGCTTTCAGACGGCGCGCGCCAGTTTCGAGCTGCTGCTGAAACAGGCCCATGCCCGCGACCGGGTGAACGTGGTGTTCTTCGGCGGCGAGCCGCTCTCGAACATGGCGCTGATCCGCGAGGTGGTGGCCTATGCCCTGCCGCGCGCGGCCGAGCTGGGCAAGACGGTCGATTTCTCGCTAACCACCAATGCGACGCTGCTAACGCCGGAACTGGTCGACTGGTTCGACGCGCATCGCTTTGCGCTGACGGTCAGCATGGACGGGCCCAAGGCGCTGCATGACGCGAACCGCAAGACGGTGGGCGGCAAGGGCACCTATGACCTGGTGGCGCGCAATGTGCGCATGCTGCTCGCGCGCTATCGCTCGCGCCCGGTCGGCGTGCGGGTGACGCTGACGCGCGGCGTGACCGACGTCATCGGCATCCACGACCACCTGAAGACCGAGCTGGGCTTTCACGAGGTCGGCTTCGGCCCGGCGACCTCGGGGCCGATCGCGGTGTTCAACCTGGACCAGGAGGCGCTGAAGCGCGCCTTCGAGGACATGAAGACCCTCGGCCGGCGCTATGTCGAGGCCGCCTGCCGGGGCGAGAACATCGGCTTTTCCAACATGCACCAGCTCTTGACCGACATCGCCCAGGGCACAAAGAAGGCGGTGCCCTGCGGCGCGGGGCTGGGCATGCTTGCCGTGGACAAGGAGGGCGAGCTGCACCTCTGCCACCGCTTCGTCGGCTCGAACCAGCCGACCTATGGCAATGTCGAAACCGGCATCGACATCCCCAAGCTCGCCGGCTTCATCGAGACCGCGCAGGACCGCAGCGCCTTCGGCTGCAAGACCTGCCGCATCCGCAGTATCTGCGCCGGCGGCTGCTATCACGAAAGCTATGCCCGGCAAGGCGATCCCTTCGCGCCGGTCTGGCATTACTGCGACCTGATGCGGGACTGGGTGGATTTCGGCATCGAATCCTATGTCCGCATCATGCAGGCCAACCCGTCCTTCTTCCGCAGCCAGTTAGAGCCCCGGATCACCCGGTCCGGCCCAGCAAGGGAGCACCTCCAATGA
- the peaA gene encoding quinohemoprotein amine dehydrogenase subunit alpha, translating into MKPLTRIALVSATALAAAVPALAATGEEVLQNACAACHVKHEDGSWERIDAARKTPEGWDMTVTRMMRNHGVALEPEERSAIVRYLSDTRGLSLAETEGRRYILEREPVAFDEGPDVLMTQTCGRCHSYARVALQRRTAEDWTHLVNFHLGQFPTLEYQALARDRDWWGIAQAEIMPFLAKTYPLGEPVAPFAGDASGRYVLAGRQPGRGDYTGALVVTKAGEDYAVTMQLDFADGSESYSGNGRILGEGEWRATLSDGKTQIRQVFSFQNGRFDGRWYHADSDVIGGRLAAVRPDAAPQVLAAQPARLKIGVPTEVRVAGAGLSEALTLPEGVTGRVQSLEDGVAVLELTAAGAAGPVSVQLGGQAVALVAYDRPDRISISPEMAMARIGGNGGPIPKAPAQFEALGWLDGADGKPATEDDVPLGAFPAAWAVDNFDEEAIAMQDAKYSGSIDDTGLFMPADAGPNPERPRQTNNAGNLKVVATVTEGDQPLTAEAHLYATVQRFVDAPIR; encoded by the coding sequence ATGAAGCCACTCACCCGAATCGCGCTGGTCTCGGCCACAGCCCTTGCCGCCGCCGTGCCGGCGCTGGCGGCGACCGGCGAGGAGGTGTTGCAGAACGCCTGCGCCGCCTGCCACGTCAAGCACGAGGACGGAAGCTGGGAACGCATCGACGCCGCGCGCAAGACGCCCGAGGGCTGGGACATGACCGTGACCCGGATGATGCGCAACCACGGCGTCGCGCTGGAGCCCGAGGAGCGCAGTGCCATCGTGCGCTACCTCTCGGACACCCGCGGCCTGTCGCTGGCCGAGACCGAGGGCCGCCGCTATATCCTGGAACGCGAGCCGGTGGCCTTCGACGAGGGTCCGGACGTGCTGATGACCCAGACCTGCGGCCGCTGCCATTCCTATGCCCGCGTGGCGCTGCAACGCCGCACGGCCGAGGACTGGACGCATCTGGTGAACTTCCACCTGGGCCAGTTCCCGACCCTGGAATACCAGGCGCTGGCGCGGGACCGCGACTGGTGGGGCATCGCCCAGGCCGAGATCATGCCCTTCCTGGCCAAGACCTATCCCCTGGGCGAGCCGGTCGCGCCCTTCGCGGGCGACGCCTCGGGCCGCTATGTGCTGGCCGGGCGCCAGCCGGGGCGCGGCGATTATACCGGCGCGCTGGTGGTGACCAAGGCCGGCGAGGATTACGCGGTGACCATGCAGCTGGACTTCGCCGACGGCAGCGAAAGCTACAGCGGCAACGGCCGGATCCTGGGCGAGGGCGAATGGCGCGCGACGCTGAGCGACGGCAAGACCCAGATCCGCCAAGTGTTTTCCTTCCAGAACGGCCGCTTCGACGGGCGCTGGTATCATGCCGACAGCGATGTGATCGGCGGCCGGCTGGCGGCGGTTCGTCCGGATGCCGCGCCGCAGGTGCTGGCCGCCCAGCCCGCCCGGCTGAAGATCGGCGTCCCGACCGAGGTCCGGGTCGCGGGCGCGGGCCTGTCGGAGGCGCTGACCCTGCCCGAAGGCGTGACCGGCCGCGTGCAATCGCTCGAGGACGGCGTCGCGGTGCTGGAACTGACGGCGGCAGGCGCGGCCGGGCCGGTCTCGGTCCAGCTGGGCGGGCAGGCGGTCGCGCTGGTCGCCTATGACCGCCCCGACCGCATCAGCATCTCGCCCGAGATGGCGATGGCGCGCATCGGCGGCAATGGCGGGCCGATCCCCAAGGCGCCGGCGCAGTTCGAGGCCTTGGGCTGGCTTGACGGCGCCGATGGCAAGCCGGCGACCGAGGACGACGTTCCGCTGGGCGCCTTCCCGGCCGCCTGGGCGGTGGACAATTTCGACGAGGAGGCCATTGCGATGCAGGACGCGAAATATTCGGGCTCGATCGACGACACCGGGCTCTTCATGCCGGCCGATGCCGGCCCGAACCCCGAGCGCCCGCGCCAGACCAACAACGCGGGCAACCTCAAGGTGGTCGCCACCGTCACCGAGGGCGACCAGCCGCTGACTGCCGAGGCGCATCTCTACGCCACGGTCCAGCGCTTCGTCGACGCGCCGATCCGGTGA
- a CDS encoding CaiB/BaiF CoA-transferase family protein: protein MAEAPLKGLRVVELARILAGPWIGQTLADLGAEVIKVEAPEGDDTRRWGPPFIERPRADGSVETVAAYFHAANRGKTSVTCDFNDPADLDRLRGLIDQADVVVENFKLGGLRKFGLDYASVSARNPRLVYASITGFGQDGPRAAQPGYDFLIQGLSGIMDLTGEPGGEPQKVGVAWIDIFTGLYGVIAVQAALAERERSGQGQHLDLSLLDCGVAVLANQATNYLLGGAVPHRLGNAHPNIVPYQLFPASDGHLIVACGNDRQFAALCRVLDLPALAAEPDFATNPARVAHRDRLVPLLAAATRRFTRATLIAALEDAGVPGGPVNDVAEALADPQVAARGLRIAPEGIPGLRSPMRFSRSPLVADRAAPALGEGEWRFGAG from the coding sequence TTGGCTGAGGCGCCGCTGAAGGGGCTGCGGGTCGTCGAGCTGGCCCGCATCCTGGCCGGCCCCTGGATCGGCCAGACGCTGGCCGACCTGGGCGCCGAGGTCATCAAGGTCGAGGCGCCCGAGGGAGACGACACCCGCCGCTGGGGCCCGCCCTTCATCGAACGGCCGCGCGCCGACGGCAGTGTGGAAACCGTCGCCGCCTATTTCCACGCCGCGAACCGGGGCAAGACCTCGGTCACCTGCGATTTCAACGACCCGGCCGATCTCGACCGGCTGCGCGGGCTGATCGATCAGGCCGATGTCGTGGTCGAGAACTTCAAGCTGGGCGGCCTGCGCAAGTTCGGCCTCGACTATGCCAGCGTCTCGGCGCGCAATCCGCGGCTGGTCTATGCCTCGATCACCGGCTTCGGCCAGGACGGGCCGCGCGCAGCGCAGCCGGGCTATGACTTCCTGATTCAGGGCCTGTCGGGCATCATGGACCTGACCGGAGAGCCGGGCGGCGAGCCGCAGAAGGTCGGCGTGGCCTGGATCGACATCTTTACCGGGCTTTACGGCGTGATCGCCGTGCAGGCGGCGCTGGCGGAACGCGAACGTTCGGGGCAGGGGCAGCACCTGGACCTGTCGCTTCTGGATTGTGGCGTGGCGGTGCTGGCGAACCAGGCGACGAATTACCTGCTGGGCGGGGCGGTGCCGCATCGCCTGGGCAATGCGCATCCGAACATCGTGCCCTATCAGCTGTTTCCGGCCTCGGACGGGCATCTGATCGTGGCCTGCGGCAATGATCGGCAATTCGCGGCGCTGTGCCGGGTGCTGGATCTGCCCGCGCTGGCGGCGGAGCCGGATTTCGCCACCAACCCGGCCCGGGTCGCGCATCGCGACCGGCTGGTGCCCCTGCTTGCGGCGGCCACGCGCCGCTTTACCCGCGCGACCCTGATCGCGGCGCTGGAGGATGCGGGCGTGCCGGGCGGGCCGGTCAATGACGTGGCCGAGGCGCTGGCCGACCCCCAAGTCGCTGCGCGCGGCCTGCGCATCGCGCCCGAGGGCATCCCGGGGCTGCGCAGCCCGATGCGGTTTTCCCGCAGCCCGCTGGTCGCCGACCGCGCCGCCCCGGCCCTGGGCGAGGGCGAATGGCGCTTCGGCGCGGGCTAG
- a CDS encoding acyl-CoA dehydrogenase, which translates to MAGKSAPFTWNDPFLLEDQLSEEERMIRDSAAAFARASLAPRVKDAYLNETTDPEIFREMGAAGLLGVTVDEAYGGVGASYVAYGLVAREIERVDSGYRSMASVQSSLVMYPIEAYGSEAQKRRYLPKLASGEFIGCFGLTEPDAGSDPAGMKTRAKKVDGGYALSGAKMWITNAPIADVFVVWAKSEAHGGKVRGFVLEKGMKGLSAPKIEGKLSLRASVTGEIVMEDVEVGEDALLPGTEGMGGPFGCLNRARYGISWGAMGAAEDCWFRARQYGLDRHQFNRPLAATQLYQKKLADMQTEIALGLQASLRVGRLFDQGRMAPEMVSIVKRNNCGKALDIARMARDMHGGNGISIEYHVMRHAQNLETVNTYEGAHDVHALILGRAQTGIQAFG; encoded by the coding sequence ATGGCCGGAAAATCCGCCCCCTTCACCTGGAACGATCCCTTCCTGCTGGAGGACCAGCTCAGCGAGGAAGAGCGCATGATCCGGGACAGCGCCGCCGCCTTTGCGCGGGCGTCGCTGGCCCCGCGCGTCAAGGACGCCTATCTGAACGAGACCACCGACCCCGAGATCTTTCGCGAGATGGGCGCGGCCGGCCTGCTGGGCGTCACCGTGGACGAGGCCTATGGCGGCGTCGGCGCCTCTTACGTCGCCTATGGTCTGGTGGCGCGCGAGATCGAGCGCGTCGATTCGGGCTATCGCAGCATGGCCTCGGTGCAAAGCTCGCTGGTGATGTATCCGATCGAGGCTTACGGCAGCGAGGCGCAGAAGCGCAGATACCTGCCGAAACTGGCCTCGGGCGAATTCATCGGCTGCTTCGGCCTGACCGAGCCCGATGCCGGCTCGGACCCCGCCGGGATGAAGACCCGCGCGAAAAAGGTCGATGGCGGCTATGCGCTGTCGGGCGCCAAGATGTGGATCACCAACGCGCCCATCGCCGATGTCTTCGTGGTCTGGGCCAAGTCCGAGGCGCATGGCGGCAAGGTGCGCGGCTTCGTGCTGGAAAAGGGCATGAAGGGCCTCAGCGCACCCAAGATCGAGGGCAAGCTGTCCTTGCGCGCCTCGGTCACCGGCGAGATCGTCATGGAGGATGTCGAGGTCGGTGAGGACGCGCTGCTGCCCGGCACCGAGGGCATGGGCGGCCCCTTCGGCTGCCTGAACCGCGCCCGCTACGGCATCAGCTGGGGCGCCATGGGCGCGGCCGAGGATTGCTGGTTCCGCGCCCGCCAATACGGGCTCGACCGGCACCAGTTCAACCGGCCGCTGGCCGCGACGCAGCTTTACCAGAAGAAGCTTGCCGACATGCAGACCGAGATCGCGCTGGGATTGCAGGCGTCCTTGCGCGTCGGGCGGCTGTTCGACCAGGGCAGGATGGCGCCCGAGATGGTCTCCATCGTCAAGCGCAACAATTGCGGCAAGGCGCTGGACATCGCCCGCATGGCCCGCGACATGCATGGCGGCAACGGCATTTCCATCGAATATCACGTCATGCGCCATGCCCAGAACCTGGAAACCGTGAACACCTATGAGGGCGCGCATGACGTGCATGCGCTGATCCTCGGCCGCGCCCAGACCGGGATCCAGGCCTTTGGCTGA